One Seriola aureovittata isolate HTS-2021-v1 ecotype China chromosome 3, ASM2101889v1, whole genome shotgun sequence genomic window, AGGTTTCTGATGGATCCTTGAAGCTCAGAGATTAGATCAGACTCTAAATCACAAACCCACAATACACAGGAGAAGAACATCCTGCTCCCACTGGCATTCAATTTGCTCAAATGTGATTCTGGTGGTGGTACAAACACTTGACTTCCCACCAGAAGTGATGAATCAGAGCTTCAAGGGATCCCATTTAACTTTTGCTGAACAGCGGCGACTGGAAAACAGAGCGTGTTCAAATGTAGTGTAACAACAGTGTCAATAGAGACAAATCACAAAGTCAGCAAActcacttacttacttacttatcACTTACTCAGGGAGCCTCAGTTATTAGACTCAGTTATCACTACCAGTAGCAagtggtcataccagaccaagttATGCTGTAGCATAAAGATCCCTGTGTGTATTGAAATAAGTAAATGcgtgttttattgcttatgaacTCAGCTTTTATCTTGTAAGAGGAAGAATatgttatttctgcttttagaAGTTACATGGTTTCCCTTTAAGACTGGAATACAGTCTCCCAAACAGCAGGTggtaacaaaaaacatttacaaacaaaacttAGTATCAGTTAATAAATGATGTTGCATTAATACAGACGTCACTATCTAACAGTATATGAAGTAGTTCAGATTATTTCAATGATAATTCAGAAATGTAGTATAAAATACTATAACACTGACAGCGGCTGTTAATCTGCagaatgagtacttttacttttgatacttcaaTGTGTTGATAATCCATCTGCACGTTTACTTTTGCTAAAGTAAAACACGTCCTCCATCACTGCCCAAACAACAGCATGGACCTTTTCAGTCTTTTGTCCTTTTGGTTtcaagtgtatttttatttaaaatgtgtcattagCAGTTTtgtggtgcagctttaaacatttctgtttacaCCCAACAGGCCActcaacaataaaatatttacctgATCTTAcagctctgctctctttctgtttcccaGGACGCCCTGACTCTCCATAAGCCTCACGGGACCACCGTCCACATCCACGTCCTGGCTGTCCACCGGACCTTCCGCCAGCAGGGCAAAGGCTCCATCCTGATGTGGCGCTACCTGCAGTACCTCAGGTGCCTGCCCTACGTCCGCCGCACAGTGCTCATGTGTGAAGACTTCCTCGTTCCCTTCTACCAGAAGTCGGGTTTCAAGGTGCAGGGACCCAGTGACATCGCTGTGGGGCCCCTCACTTTCATCGAGATGTTCTACCCGGTTAGGGGCCACGCCTTCATGCGTCGTAACAGTGGTtggtgaggagagagggactTCATGTGTATTCGCCCTAGTTATcagtggtggttgtggtgggaCTCCAACCTCCTCAGAAACAGGATGAGGGGAGGTCTGAGCAGCTTTGCTGTTCGTGAGCAGTGATCATCACTGTGAGTGACATTTTTGCTCAGCAGAcgctgtggtgtgtgtttggactgtgaGTCTGCAGAGAgctgaaaacaaagagctgcCATCCAGCTGCCAACAACATCTGTTTGGAAAAGTTGTCAGatactaagaaaaaaaaaaaatcttgatttGCATTTTAGTGTGTCTAGAATATAAAAACCAAATCATTAGAGCAAAGACCTGAGAGAATATAAGCCCTAAtttcaaatttcagtttgttttttgtatgaaACTATTTTATTATGATAAATGCTGGACATTTATGATCATATTCAATAGAACGCAGCTGCCTTGTTTCCTTCTTTGTCCTCTTTTTATACTTGTTATTTAAACAGTCTAACAGATAAAACCAGTATATATCCattgtaaatgtattcattataGTTTTGTACGAACAGTATGCCAGTATGTACAGCTGTAGTAATGATACAACTACACAGTAACATGCCAAACTAAACTGTTAACCTTGACCATGGAGTCAAATCATCTACAAAGGAGAGATTTCAGCAGATGACCGTCAGATAATGAGTGAATGTATCGACTTGAACAGTGTGACACTAAGAAGTTAAGTGACTCTGTTCCCCTCCATCAGTGGCACTGTCAACATGTTCCAACAGTTTATAAGGGTTGTACAGTTTATCATGTATTTTAATGTCgtctaaataataaaactgagtATTGTATGTACACATAAAATCCCTTATACaatcaatatatttaaaaatccTAAATATAGGTGCATTTAAAATCTCTCCTTGATAGTTTCCTCTCACCTTCTCCCTTGACAGTCACCACCTTTGCCTCCCAGAAGTCTTGAATCaagacaaatatgttttttatataatgttttgttcttaaaataataaagattttattttcttgcatGTCTGCTTTAAGGTCTTTTCATTCACAATCTATTAGCAATACAGTGGCTATTACAGTAGTTGAGAAAACACATCTCACCACAAGAACCATTTAGTAGTTGTTCTGCAGCTTTCAATCATATTTCATGATCTTAATATTTATGTTAGTGATAAGAAGTATGGTATACAGgttctttcattttcacattacattagATTCATAAACACATAATTTGCAGTCACTTAAGTTCTCTTTTAGGGTCAAAGCTCTCACAGGCATGGTTTCAAAAGTATAGAGAATATAGAGAATGGCATCACATAATGAGCTGTGATGCCAGAAATGAGCTCAAATCAGTGTTCAGATATAGACACACATACGTCATTATTACTAGAGTGACATTTATTTGGACATGACTGCTTTAGCACACATAGATTTTCACATATAAATCGGAagcaaacagaacagaaccTTAACCATGGCCTGAAATTCTTTTTAAACTTTCCCTTTTAATTccattaaatagaaaaaaggtTGAAATGATTTGGTCCCAATGCAGACACAGTAGTGTAACTGCTGTGTATTGTCATGATTGAAAATGTGGGTTGTTGTGGTTCAGATCAAACAAAGAACAACTCACATGTCAAAAGGCACAGAAAAGAGGTTTTCCAAAGAAGAGGTGGATGTCATTGTCAGACGTTGCCCATTTACCTAGTCCTATGGCTTGAAACAGAAGACCTTCACCACTGAAACGGCGTGGTGTTGAAACtggttaaaatatttaaattgtcCAACAAGAACCTATTCTATTTTTTATCGTGTTTTCAAAAACACCCGGTGATCAGTGAGTCAGACCTTAAGACTGACTCACATAATCTCATTTAGTAATTCACATAATCCTCCACACAAGTCAAGACCGTGGCTTTCCTAACAGCTGGGGTCAACACATGCCAGAATCCTCCACAACAAGATAACGTTTAAAGCCAGGGACGTGAGAAATGTTTCACTTCAGGTGTCAAAGCCGTCTGAAATCATATTATTATACTTGTCACATTGTCAGGGACCCACGAGAACAGCAACAATGTACTGCGGGTCATGGACCAcaacccaaaaaaacatttttttaaatataggagacaaaaaaaatttccACATTAAGTCtgaatgtgtctgtctgagaCAAGGTTTCCAATGTCTGTGGCAccataaaagtttaaaatcatCCGTCTTGCACTGTTTTTGTATGTACATTTCACAAACATATTAAGGCTCAGGTCAAACATAAACATCTTGTGATTCTGACACAGAGTCAAAAAATATAGTACAGTACAAAAACTTGCTTTGATCTAACAAAATGCCTGTTTAGataatattcatatataatatattaataataaatattagcttgatttttttttttcagactaaaTCTAGAAAAGGGTTTAGGCACCAATGCGTTGCTGTACACACATGATCTAATATAGCCATTATCAATGGGGCTTGTCTGAGAACTCTTTGTGGCAGTGACATACAGAAAATTAAGTGATTGTGAAGAACAACATGCATAATATAAGCAGCATGTGAAGTTGCTTTGGTAGGTTAGGGTCAGAAAGTTGGCCGTCATCATCA contains:
- the aanat1 gene encoding serotonin N-acetyltransferase, translating into MSVVSAVPFMKPVHMRSPVPRGRRHTLPASEFRSLSPEDAISVFEIEREAFISVSGECPLHLDEVRHFLTLCPELSLGWFEEGRLVAFIIGSLWDQERLTMDALTLHKPHGTTVHIHVLAVHRTFRQQGKGSILMWRYLQYLRCLPYVRRTVLMCEDFLVPFYQKSGFKVQGPSDIAVGPLTFIEMFYPVRGHAFMRRNSGW